In one window of Gemmatimonadota bacterium DNA:
- a CDS encoding glycosyltransferase, translating to ADPSLTKPSTADIFYQAGVGALEMALRHQVDVVLVVSAMFMHPDVLILMKQAGLRVTVLFTESPYDHEKELIVAGLVDGIWTNERSSVPAFRAVTASAGYLPHGWHPEKHGPNIAGPDMPAHDVVFVGTGFHERAQWFNAIDWTGIDLGLYGNWKGAGLSKKLRGCVKGGYIDNVEASALYRKAKIGLNLYRQSKGWGRQAVRIDHAESLNPRAYELAACGTFHLSDPRQEVVEVFGEKVPTFRTPVEAAALIRTWLADDAGRASIAASLPACVAEASWIDRATTVLGDLQTLCRQAA from the coding sequence GGCGGACCCGTCGCTGACGAAGCCGTCGACCGCCGACATCTTCTATCAGGCGGGCGTCGGCGCGCTCGAGATGGCGCTACGCCATCAGGTCGATGTCGTGCTGGTCGTCTCGGCGATGTTCATGCACCCGGATGTGCTCATCCTGATGAAGCAGGCGGGCCTGCGCGTGACGGTGCTGTTCACCGAGTCGCCGTACGACCACGAGAAGGAACTGATCGTCGCGGGCCTCGTCGATGGCATCTGGACGAACGAACGATCCAGCGTGCCCGCCTTCCGCGCCGTGACCGCCTCGGCTGGCTACCTGCCGCACGGCTGGCATCCCGAAAAGCACGGGCCGAACATCGCCGGGCCTGATATGCCCGCGCACGACGTCGTGTTCGTCGGCACCGGCTTCCACGAACGCGCGCAGTGGTTCAACGCGATCGACTGGACCGGCATCGACCTCGGCCTCTACGGCAACTGGAAAGGCGCAGGCCTCAGCAAGAAACTGCGCGGCTGCGTTAAGGGCGGCTACATCGACAACGTCGAAGCGTCGGCGCTCTATCGCAAGGCCAAGATCGGCCTGAATCTCTATCGGCAATCGAAAGGCTGGGGCCGTCAGGCCGTCCGCATCGATCACGCCGAAAGTCTCAACCCGCGCGCGTACGAACTCGCCGCGTGCGGCACGTTTCATCTCAGTGACCCCCGACAGGAAGTAGTCGAAGTGTTCGGCGAGAAGGTGCCGACGTTTCGCACGCCTGTCGAGGCCGCGGCGCTGATTCGCACCTGGCTGGCAGACGATGCCGGCCGCGCGAGCATCGCGGCATCGCTCCCGGCCTGTGTGGCCGAGGCGTCGTGGATCGACCGCGCCACAACGGTGCTGGGCGATTTGCAAACGCTGTGCAGGCAAGCCGCATGA